A genomic segment from Ruegeria sp. TM1040 encodes:
- the glpX gene encoding class II fructose-bisphosphatase: MTSTTADAPFHDRLLSLGLARVAEQAALASAPLIGRGDEKAADQAAVNAMREQLNLLDIAGVVVIGEGERDEAPMLYIGEEVGTGNGPGVDIALDPLEGTTLTAKDMPNALTVIAMGPRGSMLHAPDTYMDKLAVGPGYPEGVVSLDMSPRERVEALAKAKGCTPADITVCILERPRHEAMIAEVRETGASIRLITDGDVAGVMHCAEAEVTGIDMYMGQGGAPEGVLAAAALKCMGGQIFGRLLFRNDDEKARAAKAGITDLDRVYSRDEMVTQDVIFAATGVTGGSLLPRIKREPGWVETTTLLMRSKTGSVRRMSYRTPLSAHQ; this comes from the coding sequence ATGACTTCGACCACCGCCGACGCGCCGTTTCACGACCGCCTGCTGTCCCTGGGCCTCGCCCGAGTTGCGGAACAGGCTGCTCTGGCCTCTGCCCCGCTGATCGGACGCGGCGATGAAAAGGCCGCAGACCAAGCCGCCGTAAACGCGATGCGCGAACAGCTGAACCTTCTGGACATCGCCGGTGTGGTGGTGATCGGCGAAGGCGAGCGCGACGAGGCGCCGATGCTCTATATCGGCGAGGAAGTGGGCACCGGCAACGGCCCCGGCGTGGACATCGCGCTGGACCCGCTCGAAGGCACCACGCTCACCGCAAAGGACATGCCCAACGCGCTCACCGTGATCGCCATGGGTCCACGTGGCTCCATGCTGCATGCGCCCGACACCTATATGGACAAGCTGGCCGTGGGTCCGGGCTACCCCGAGGGCGTGGTCTCTCTGGACATGTCGCCACGCGAACGCGTTGAGGCGCTGGCCAAGGCCAAGGGCTGCACACCCGCGGACATCACTGTCTGCATCCTGGAACGTCCCCGCCATGAGGCGATGATCGCTGAGGTGCGCGAAACCGGCGCGTCAATCCGCCTGATCACCGACGGCGATGTGGCGGGCGTCATGCATTGCGCAGAAGCAGAGGTCACAGGCATCGACATGTATATGGGCCAAGGCGGCGCGCCCGAAGGCGTGCTGGCGGCAGCGGCGCTCAAATGCATGGGCGGTCAGATCTTTGGCCGTCTCTTGTTCCGCAACGACGACGAAAAAGCCCGCGCCGCCAAGGCCGGCATCACCGATCTGGACCGCGTCTATTCCCGCGACGAGATGGTGACACAGGATGTGATCTTTGCCGCTACCGGCGTCACCGGAGGCTCGCTGCTGCCGCGCATCAAGCGTGAGCCGGGCTGGGTCGAGACCACCACACTGCTGATGCGCTCCAAGACCGGCTCGGTGCGCCGCATGAGCTATCGCACACCTCTGAGCGCGCATCAGTAA
- the recJ gene encoding single-stranded-DNA-specific exonuclease RecJ: MSFLGVETSLTGRRWVGPGVDQARASEHLAQETGLPPAVCQVLARRGVPAHEATGFLTPQLKDLLPDPRRMKDMETAAARFLQAVERRERIAIFADYDVDGGSSAALLLVYLRQMGQQATLYIPDRIDEGYGPNDAAMAALARDHDLIICVDCGTLSHGPIAAAKGADVVVLDHHLGGETLPDCVAVVNPNRQDEDGDLGYFCAAGVVFLMLVEVRRQARDKGLGAGPDLMAMLDLVALATVADVAPLIGANRALVRQGLKVMGRRQRPGLVALADVSRMDAAPSTYHLGFLLGPRVNAGGRIGKADLGARLLSTDDPHEAAALSERLDQLNTERRDIENAVRAAALEQAEARGFDAPLVWAAGEGWHPGVVGIVASRLKEATGRPAVVIGLDGEEGKGSGRSVSGIDLGASIQKVAMEGLLLKGGGHKMAAGLTVARGQLEPAMARLAELLDKQGAGDLGPADLKLDGMLMPGAASVELIEQIEQAGPFGAGAPAPRYGFPDVAVRFAKRVGESHLKVSFTDGMGGNIDAIAFGAFDTNLGPRLLEHGGARFHVSGRLEVNTWGGRQSAQLRLEDAAEA, encoded by the coding sequence TTGAGCTTTCTGGGTGTCGAGACCTCACTGACCGGACGCCGCTGGGTGGGACCCGGTGTGGATCAGGCCCGCGCAAGCGAGCATCTGGCGCAGGAAACCGGGCTACCTCCTGCGGTGTGTCAGGTCCTCGCACGCCGGGGCGTGCCCGCGCATGAGGCCACCGGGTTTCTGACGCCGCAGCTCAAGGATCTCTTGCCCGATCCGCGCCGCATGAAGGACATGGAGACCGCAGCAGCGCGCTTTCTGCAAGCCGTGGAGCGGCGCGAGCGGATTGCGATCTTTGCCGATTATGACGTCGATGGCGGCTCTTCGGCGGCGCTTTTGCTGGTGTACCTGCGACAGATGGGCCAGCAGGCGACACTATATATTCCGGATCGCATTGATGAGGGTTATGGCCCCAATGATGCGGCAATGGCGGCGCTGGCGCGCGATCATGACCTTATCATCTGCGTGGACTGTGGCACACTTTCGCACGGGCCCATCGCAGCGGCGAAGGGCGCGGATGTGGTGGTTCTGGATCACCACCTTGGCGGCGAGACCCTGCCCGACTGCGTGGCAGTGGTGAACCCCAACCGGCAGGATGAGGACGGCGATCTGGGCTATTTCTGCGCCGCTGGTGTGGTGTTCCTGATGCTCGTCGAGGTGCGCCGTCAGGCGCGCGACAAGGGGCTTGGCGCAGGCCCTGATCTGATGGCGATGCTCGATCTGGTGGCGCTGGCCACCGTGGCAGATGTGGCCCCCCTGATCGGCGCGAACCGCGCGCTGGTGCGCCAAGGCCTGAAGGTGATGGGGCGACGCCAACGTCCGGGTCTGGTTGCCCTCGCGGATGTGAGCCGGATGGATGCGGCGCCCTCAACCTATCACCTCGGCTTTCTCCTGGGGCCGCGGGTCAATGCGGGCGGGCGGATCGGCAAGGCGGACCTTGGTGCGCGCCTGCTGTCGACGGATGACCCGCATGAGGCTGCTGCGCTCTCCGAACGGCTTGACCAGCTCAATACGGAGCGGCGCGACATTGAGAACGCGGTGCGTGCTGCCGCACTGGAACAGGCCGAGGCGCGCGGCTTTGACGCGCCTTTGGTCTGGGCGGCGGGGGAAGGCTGGCATCCGGGCGTGGTCGGCATCGTCGCCTCGCGCCTCAAGGAAGCAACGGGCCGACCTGCGGTGGTCATCGGCCTAGACGGCGAAGAGGGCAAAGGATCGGGACGCTCTGTCTCGGGCATCGACCTTGGGGCCTCGATCCAGAAGGTCGCAATGGAAGGGCTGCTCTTGAAGGGCGGCGGGCACAAGATGGCTGCGGGCCTCACGGTGGCGCGCGGCCAGCTGGAACCCGCGATGGCCCGCCTTGCAGAGCTCTTGGACAAACAGGGCGCAGGCGATCTGGGCCCCGCGGATCTGAAGCTCGACGGGATGCTGATGCCCGGCGCCGCCAGCGTGGAGTTGATCGAGCAGATCGAACAGGCCGGGCCGTTTGGCGCTGGGGCCCCTGCCCCCCGCTATGGGTTTCCTGACGTCGCCGTACGCTTTGCCAAACGGGTTGGAGAATCGCATCTCAAGGTCAGTTTCACCGATGGGATGGGCGGCAATATCGACGCCATCGCCTTTGGCGCCTTTGACACCAACCTCGGGCCGCGCTTGCTCGAACACGGAGGCGCGCGCTTTCATGTCTCCGGACGGCTAGAGGTCAACACCTGGGGCGGGCGCCAAAGCGCGCAATTGCGACTGGAGGACGCAGCCGAGGCCTGA